From a region of the Brachionichthys hirsutus isolate HB-005 chromosome 9, CSIRO-AGI_Bhir_v1, whole genome shotgun sequence genome:
- the map2k2a gene encoding dual specificity mitogen-activated protein kinase kinase 2a, which produces MPAKKKPVPLNIKPIGEGQPTCNIIDSATEANLEALQKKLGELDLDEQQRKRLEAFLTQKAQVGELKDEDFEPICELGAGNGGVVNKVRHKPSSLVMARKLIHLEIKPAIRNQIIRELQVLHECNSPYIVGFYGAFYSDGEISICMEHMDGGSLDQVLKEARKIPEEILGKVSIAVLRGLAYLREKHQIMHRDVKPSNILVNSRGEIKLCDFGVSGQLIDSMANSFVGTRSYMSPERLQGTHYSVQSDVWSMGLSLVELAIGRYPIPPPDPKELEGIFGRAVLDGAEGEPHINLQRPRPPGRPISGHVDSRPAMAIFELLDYIVNEPPPKLPLGVFTNDFQDFVTKCLIKNPAERADLKKLMSHTFIKRSEVEEVDFAGWLCKTMNLNQPSTPTRGAE; this is translated from the exons ATGCCTGCCAAAAAGAAACCCGTTCCCCTGAACATAAAGCCCATTGGGGAAGGACAGCCCACCTGCAACATCATTGATTCTGCAACTGA AGCCAACCTCGAGGCCTTGCAAAAGAAGCTGGGTGAGCTGGACCTGGATGAACAACAGAGGAAACGACTGGAAGCCTTTCTTACCCAGAAAGCTCAGGTTGGGGAGCTGAAGGATGAAGATTTTGAGCCTATATGCGAGTTGGGTGCCGGGAATGGAGGAGTGGTCAACAAGGTCCGCCACAAGCCATCGAGTTTGGTCATGGCTCGCAAG TTGATTCACCTTGAAATCAAGCCTGCAATCAGAAACCAGATTATCCGagagctgcaggtgctgcacGAATGCAACTCCCCCTACATTGTGGGCTTCTATGGGGCCTTTTATAGCGATGGGGAGATCAGCATCTGTATGGAACACATG GATGGAGGATCTTTGGACCAAGTTCTGAAAGAAGCTCGAAAAATCCCAGAAGAAATCCTGGGCAAAGTTAGCATAGCG GTATTGAGAGGATTAGCCTACCTGCGGGAGAAACACCAGATCATGCACAGAG ACGTCAAGCCCTCCAACATCCTGGTGAACTCTCGTGGGGAGATCAAGCTGTGTGACTTCGGTGTGAGCGGCCAGCTCATCGATTCCATGGCCAACTCCTTCGTTGGAACACGCTCCTACATGTCG CCGGAGAGACTGCAGGGCACTCACTACTCTGTTCAGTCTGACGTATGGAGTATGGGCCTGTCTCTGGTGGAGCTGGCGATTGGCCGCTACCCCATCCCCCCACCAGACCCCAAAGAATTGGAAGGTATCTTCGGACGGGCTGTTTTGGACGGAGCCGAGGGAGAGCCTCATATTAACTTGCAGAGGCCCAGACCACCAGGCAGGCCCATCAGTG GACATGTAGACAGTAGACCTGCCATGGCTATCTTTGAACTTTTGGACTACATTGTGAATGAG CCGCCTCCTAAGCTGCCACTCGGGGTCTTTACCAATGACTTCCAGGATTTTGTGACAAAATG tttgATCAAAAACCCAGCTGAGAGAGCAGATCTGAAAAAGCTGATG AGTCATACATTCATCAAACGTTCGGAAGTGGAGGAAGTGGATTTTGCTGGCTGGTTGTGCAAAACCATGAACCTCAACCAGCCCAGCACTCCCACGCGTGGCGCTGAGTGA
- the pias4a gene encoding E3 SUMO-protein ligase PIAS4-A, translating into MVKSFRVSDLQTLLASMGRSKSGLKQDLVGRALRLVQTEYSPELLKNVRQLYESRFPKTSGWLAARRPEGISVAYSSLSSSPTATSQGADYLNGISKQISTPAPDVKLVPLPFYQTLETLLPPTELIAHTSEKLQDSQCIFELTPDQADQIRNASEIRPGMRSIQVVLRICYTDSIGIQEDQYPPNIAVKVNQSYCHVPGYYPSNKPGVEPRRPCRPVNITPWLHLSNATNRITVTWGNFGKRYSVAVYLVRVFTAADLFSQLKLCSVESAERSRERIQDKLRFDPESEIATTGLRVSLICPLVKMRIGVPCRVLTCAHLQCFDAVFFLQMNEKKPTWTCPVCDKPAPFELLTIDGLLSEILKETSEDIEEIEYLTDGSWQPIRDEKERDRERERSSTPEYPVVDICIPEVNGHSPAHSSTSLTAKSGSNSAGMAGVTGGTAVAPGGGAVVDLTLDSSSEEEEGGARGDSEDTDDSDESSAPKRGRYNYDKDLVTAY; encoded by the exons ATGGTCAAAAGTTTCCGGGTCTCAGACCTGCAAACGTTGCTGGCCTCAATGGGTCGCAGCAAGAGTGGGCTGAAACAGGACCTGGTGGGGCGTGCGCTGAGGCTCGTGCAGACCGAATACAGCCCGGAGCTTCTGAAGAATGTTCGGCAGCTCTACGAGTCGCGTTTCCCCAAAACCTCTGGCTGGCTCGCAGCACGGCGCCCAGAGGGCATCTCGGTTGCTTACTCGTCCCTCAGCTCCTCTCCAACTGCCACCTCTCAGGGCGCAGACTACCTCAATGGCATTTCCAAACAGATTTCCACCCCTGCTCCAGATGTTAAATTGGTGCCGCTTCCCTTCTACCAGACTTTGGAAACATTGTTGCCACCAACCGAGCTAA TCGCCCACACGAGTGAGAAACTGCAGGACAGTCAATGCATATTTGAGTTAACCCCAGACCAAGCGGACCAGATCAGAAACGCAAG CGAAATTCGTCCAGGAATGAGGTCAATCCAGGTGGTTCTTAG AATCTGTTACACGGACTCCATTGGTATTCAGGAGGACCAGTATCCTCCCAATATTGCTGTGAAAGTCAACCAGTCCTACTGTCATGTGCCG GGCTATTACCCCTCAAATAAGCCTGGTGTTGAACCCCGTCGTCCTTGTCGTCCCGTCAACATCACGCCCTGGTTGCATCTCTCGAATGCCACCAACAGAATCACCGTCACCTGGGGGAACTTTGGCAAG cgCTACTCTGTGGCGGTCTACCTAGTGAGGGTGTTCACTGCAGCAGACCTCTTCAGCCAGCTCAAGCTCTGCTCGGTCGAGAGTGCAGAACGCTCTCGTGAACGCA TCCAAGACAAACTACGATTTGACCCAGAGAGTGAAATTGCAACCACAGGCCTTCGGGTTTCTCTCATCTGTCCA CTGGTGAAGATGCGCATCGGTGTGCCCTGTCGAGTTTTAACCTGTGCCCACCTTCAGTGTTTCGACGCCGTCTTCTTCCTGCAGATGAATGAGAAGAAGCCCACGTGGACTTGTCCTGTTTGTGACAAGCCTGCTCCCTTTGAGCTGCTCACCATCGATGG ACTGCTATCGGAGATTTTGAAAGAAACGAGTGAGGACATTGAGGAGATTGAGTATTTAACTGACGGCTCCTGGCAACCCATCCGAGATGAGAAGGAGAGGGACAGGGAAAGGGAGCGCAGCAGCACGCCCGAGTATCCTGTTGTTGATATAT GCATTCCAGAAGTAAACGGACATTCGCCGGCCCACAGCAGCACTAGCCTGACGGCTAAGTCTGGCAGCAATTCCGCGGGGATGGCAGGAGTCACGGGAGGGACTGCTGTGGCCCCAGGAGGAGGCGCGGTGGTAGATCTGACTCTTGACTCCtcctctgaggaggaagaaggcggGGCAAGAGGAGACAGCGAGGACACCGATGACAGCGACGAAAGTTCTGCCCCGAAGAGGGGTCGATACAACTACGATAAAGACCTGGTCACTGCCTACTGA